The region ATGCACGAGCGCATTGCGAGCGCCGCCGTATGCGCGGTCGTGGATCTCGTGGCCTGCGAGCACGGCCGAAATCGCCGTCTTGCCGCCCCCGAGGGCCTTGGCCAGCGTGACGATGTCGGGAGTGACCCCGGCGTGCTCGAAGGCGAAGAACCGGCCTGTTCTGCCGACGCCGCACTGCACTTCGTCGGCGATCCACAGCACCCCGTAGCGATCGCACAATCGCCGTACCTGCTCCAGATAGCCCGGCGGCGGCAGCACGACTCCGGCGCCGCCCTGCACGGTTTCCAGGATCAGCACGCCGATGCCGCGGTCCCGACGCAGCAGGTCCTCCAGCGCCGCGGCGTCGCCGAAGGGAACGGCCTGGCGGCGCGGCAGGACCTCGAAACGTCCCCGGTAGAACTCCGAGTCGGTGACCGACAACGCGCCGATCGTCTTGCCGTGGAAGGAGTTACACGCGTATGCCACCTTGGCGCGGCGCGGGCCCTGTGCCCGCTCGGCGAGCTTGAGCGCGGCCTCCACCGCCTCCGAACCGGTGCAGTAGAGCATCACGCGGTCCAAGCCGTCCGGCGCCAGTGTGGCCAGGTTCCGCGACAGGGCGGCGACGTACTGCGACGGCAGGGTCAGCCCGAGCTCATGGCGCTGCTGCTCCTGGAAGCGCCTGCGGACCTCTAACACGCGCGGATGGTTGTGACCGAGTGCCATCGCGCCGAACCCGCCAAAGAAGTCGAGAATGCGGCGGCCGGAACGATCGACGTAGTACACGTCCTCGGCGTGGTCGACGGCGATCCGGTCAAATCCCAGCAGCCCGAACGCCGTCCACTGGCCAGGGCTGATGTGCTGCCGGTAGATCTCGGCGACCGTGTCCTGACCGAGCCGCGTCGCCTCGTCGACGCTGAGCAGTTCCGGGTGTGCGGGAATCAGCCGTCCTGTGATCGACACGATGGCCTCCGAGGTAAGCGCGCCGTCGTCTGGTACACGCACCTCGGTCCCGCTGGCGTTGCCCCCACACGACTCGCGGGCGTGTCGTCTCCCGCACGGTTACCCCACCCGGCGGGCGAGTCAACGTCCGTTTATGACGATCGTCGACGACGCCACCGCCCAGGACCTCCCACTGCTGACCGGGCTGGTTCGTTCCAGTATCGCCTTCCAGGGCGAATACCCGCCGATGGTGGCCGAGGTGAACATCACCGCCGACGGCCTGAAGACCCGTCTGGTGTGGGTGGCGCGCGACGGATCTCGGCCGGTGGGCTTCTACCTGGTGATGATCGCGGGCCGCGGCACCGAGGTGAAGGCGAACTCGACTACCTGTTCGTCGACAACGACCAGCAGGGCAGAGGACTGGGCGGCCTGCTCACCGTCGCCCCGGAGGCGAACGGTCTAGAGGTGTCCTTCGTCGTCGCAGGGGATCATCGAGGCGAGCTCATCAACGCCCGACAGCCGAACCGATTCCGTCGCACGGACCTGGTCGGCGGTGATCTGCGCATGGTCCCTGGCCATCACAGTGCGCACGTGGATGGGCGTCAGCATGGGCGCGAGGTGCTCGAAGATCATCGCTGCCATGGCGTTGACCGCCACTGTTCCGGTGTTCCGGTGGTGTGGTGGGAACCAGGGCATGACCTCGATGTCGAGATCGGGTCCGCAGTAGTCGCGCTGGCCGTGCAGCTTGACCACCCCAGCAACGTGTTCATCCGCTCGGGCCACGAAGGTGATCTCCCAATCGGGGGGTATGAACCCGAGACTGTCGTCCTCGGCCATCGCTTTCAGGCTCTCCCGTACCTCGTGATGGGTGGAGCCCCGCACGGGGCGGCTGGTCACCACAGGGATCGCCGCGCCGTGATGGGCGAGGACAAGATCAGCAAGTTCATCAAGCGCCGACTCTTCCAGTTCGCTCAGTTCGACGTGACTGGACCGGACCACGGTGTGGGTCATGGGATACAACTTGGTCAGCATGTGATGTCCTTCCCTCCCGTGGTGGGGGCGTACTTCCAGTCCCCGGACGCGTGTCGTCCGGATGCCAGTGTGACGCGGAGCCGGGCTTTCGTGCGATAGGCGCCATCCTCGCACCACGGTACGAACGCCATCCGGATACACCTTTCCTTGATCTCATCGTCCCGGCATGGCTCGAGGTTCTTCATTGAGCTCCCCGTGTCCGTCCAGCGGCCCTTCATGAGGCGTTCGATCTGGACATCCACCCATAGGCCGGTCACGTCTTCGCCGCCACCGCAATAGCCGGTTGCTCCGTTGGTGGGGCCGTCAAGGCCGGACGGCCTCCGCTGTTTCGTGTTCCTTCGCGCGGACGGTGTCCATCGTGGCTTGCGCCGAGACCAGGCAGCGGTAGGACATCACCGCCGTGCCCGCGTGCAGTCCTGCCACGCAGATGAGCCTGCCGTGCCTGGCGTAGGCGACGAGCAGCTTTTCGCCGTCGCGCACGAGGATTTCGATTTCGTCGTACCCGGCGGTGGAACCTACGCTCTGCAGGAGCATCCCGTACTGATCCGACCAGAAGTAGGGGGCGCTCGCGAAGCCGTCCGGGTCGTGCGTGCCGAGCGGCCTTCGGGCCGCGTAGGTGCCTTGCTCGATCGCGTTCGTCCAGTGTTCGACCCGCATAAACCGTTCGTATAGGGGGTTGTACCAGTTCGCCGCGTCTCCGGCCGCGACGACGCCGGCGGCGCCCGTCACCGCACAGGTCCACCCGGTAGGTGGGCAAGCGTCCACGAAGGACACTTCCGACGCTTTCGCCGGTGTCGACGCGGAATTCGTAGGCGTGCCAAGGGCATTGGATGACCATGCCGTCCTCCCCGTACACGTACTGGTCCGGCGCCGACGGCAGCATCGTCCCCGTGACGTGTCCGGAGCACATGGGCCCGCCCTGGTG is a window of Saccharopolyspora phatthalungensis DNA encoding:
- a CDS encoding aspartate aminotransferase family protein translates to MSITGRLIPAHPELLSVDEATRLGQDTVAEIYRQHISPGQWTAFGLLGFDRIAVDHAEDVYYVDRSGRRILDFFGGFGAMALGHNHPRVLEVRRRFQEQQRHELGLTLPSQYVAALSRNLATLAPDGLDRVMLYCTGSEAVEAALKLAERAQGPRRAKVAYACNSFHGKTIGALSVTDSEFYRGRFEVLPRRQAVPFGDAAALEDLLRRDRGIGVLILETVQGGAGVVLPPPGYLEQVRRLCDRYGVLWIADEVQCGVGRTGRFFAFEHAGVTPDIVTLAKALGGGKTAISAVLAGHEIHDRAYGGARNALVHGPATFSGMGEACCTAIETLHVLHDENLLTNAAEQGEHLLSGLRWLHRRHPKLIRDVRGSGLMAAVEFADLSGCLPGLPGRVAGVLDRPLRGSVAMLAGSQLLSEFGILVAFTDYNRNVVRLEPPLTIRPQHVDMLVGGFDDLLAQGLKGLAAGYLRRRYRSQITEPLTAAPAPASRSGTEVADQPRRS
- a CDS encoding oxidoreductase C-terminal domain-containing protein — protein: MTGAAGVVAAGDAANWYNPLYERFMRVEHWTNAIEQGTYAARRPLGTHDPDGFASAPYFWSDQYGMLLQSVGSTAGYDEIEILVRDGEKLLVAYARHGRLICVAGLHAGTAVMSYRCLVSAQATMDTVRAKEHETAEAVRP